GCGACCATGTGCCAGTCGGCAATAGTGATGCCCAGACCGTCGATGGCTGCGCGGATCGCCAGGTCCAGCAGGTCGAATTCGTAGCCGCCCTGGGTATCCACGCCGCTGATCCGCGCCGCGTCCAGCCAGTGCTTCCAGGTCAGGTAGCGCTGGTCTTCGCGGGCCAGCACATGCAACAGGGTCAGGCGATTGAGGTCGATCCCCTCGCTCCATTCGCGGGCATACAGCGACGGCGCGCACACCGCGATATGCCGTTCCTGGATCAACAGCGAGCTGTCCAGCCCATCCCATTCACCATCGCCAAAGCGAATCGCGCAATCCAGGGTGCTGCTCTGCGCCAGGCTGTCCTGCAGGCGCGTGCTGATGCTCAACTCCAGGTCCGGGTGTTGCTCGCGCAGGCGCCCGAGGCGCGGCATCAGCCAGCGACTGGTAAAGGTCGGCGGCGCATTGATGTGCAGGCGATTGGAATGGGTTTTCTGCTGGATGCTGCGCACCGTCAGCTCGATCTTGTCGAATGACTGGTGCAGCGCCCGCAACAGCACCCGGCCGGCGCTGGTCAGGTCGAGGTGATGATGCCGGCGCTCCAGCAGCGGCTCGCCCAACTGCTCCTCGAGCTGGCGCACCTGACGACTGACCGCACTCTGGGTCACGTTCAACAGCTCGGCGGCGCGGGTGAAGCTGCCGGTGCTGCCAGCCACTTCAAAAGCCTTGAGGGCGTTGAGACCGGGCATTTTGCGTTTCATGTAAGGCACTCGGAGACGATCTTGAATGCGCCAAGCATCCCACGCTCCGACTGAATCGTCCTACAAGATTATTCAGTAACATGCGTCTGACGCAGGTTTTGTCGGATTTTTAATCGTTTGTTGATTCTCGCGCCGCGGGCAAGACTGGCCGGCATCTCACATAAAAATAACCGAGAGCTGCCCCATGCCCTTCCCTGCTTCCCTGCGTTTGAGCCCCCTTTATTTGGCCGTGCTCTGCACCATCGCTGCACCCGCCATGGCCGTACAGGTGACCGACAATCTTGATCTGGGAGGCGCCGTTCGTGCCCGTTGGGACTACGACCCGGATCGCGACATTCAGAACTTCGGTCTCGACACCGTCTTCCTCAGCGCCAAGTACAACTCCGACACCTGGATCGGCGAGGCCCAGTACCGTTTCTACGGCCGCTCCTACCCCTACAAGTACACCAAGAACTACGGCGATATTCAGTTCGCCAAGTACGCGTGGGCTGGCTACAAGTTCAACCCGGACCAGCAAGTGCAAGTCGGCTTGAACACGGTGCCGTTCGGCTTGCAGCCGTACTTCGGCAGCACCTTCTACGAAACCCTGGGCAACGTCATCGGCCTGGAAGATGTGCAACAGGTCGGCGCCAAATACATCCAGCAATCCGGTGACTGGAACCTGCAGGCCGGCTATTACCTGCGCCCGGCGTGGCAAGGCAAAGGCACCAGCAATGGCGTGACTTACTCCAGCGTAGTGTCCGAAGCTGATAGCTACGTCGTCGACGGTAGCGACAATCAGGAGCGCAATACCCTGGCGCTGCGGGTGGCGAAAGCACTGGAGCTGGGCCCATGGAAATCCGAAGTCGGCCTTTCTGGCCTGACCTCGAGCCTGGAAAACCGTGACACCAACAACGATGGCCGACGCAATGCCGTCGCCGTGCATTACCTGGGCAAGAACGGGCCTTGGGGCGTGCAATTGCAGGCAGCGCGGCAGCAGATGTCGCCGCGCAATCCGGGCACCGACGATTTGGTGACCCTGGGCGGCTACGACGGCACCTACAACGTCGCCAGTCGCGGCAACCTTTATGTGGCCGACCTGAGCTACGACGTCGATGGCAAGTACCTGTTCGATCAGGTCAGCGGGATCAAGCTGTACGCCAACTACAGTGCCTTCGACAAATCCGCCAGCGACTTCAAGACCTCGCAACGGATGATCCTTGGCAGCTCGTTTTCGGTGAGCAAACTGTGGGTGGCCACCGAGTGGCTGATCGGCAAGAACGATCCGTACATTGGTGGCAGCAACTACACCCAGAGCCTGGGGGCTGGTGGGTCGGATCAATGGGAGAACCAGTTGTACATGAACATTGGGTACTACTTCTGATGCTGATTCTTCAGCGCTCTTGAGGATGCCATCGCGGGCAAGCCGTCTCCCACAGTGGATTGGTGTACATCGGCCCTGTGTGGGAGTGGGCTTGCCCGCGATTGGGTGCCCAAACAACACTTGCATCAACGGCCTACAAATAGTCAGATAAGGACTTCGGATTTTTCGTACAGCTACCAGCCAAAGAACAACATAAAAGGCTGGTACGGAGCCCTTCTTTCATGCGTCAACTGCCCTCACTCAACATGCTGCGCGTCTTTGAAGAAGTCGCGCGGCATCGCAGTTTCAGCCAGGCAGCCGTGGGCCTCAACGTCACCCAGGGCGCCGTCAGCCGGCAGATCAAGCAGCTTGAAGATTATCTTGGCGTCGCCCTGTTTATTCGCACGCCCCAGGGCCTGTCGCTGACCGAAACCGGCCTCGCCCTTTCCCCGCACCTGAGCAGCGCCTTCGACCACATCGAACGCGCCCTGCAAGCCGTGCGCGTGCCTAACCTGCGCCAGCGCCTGCGTATTCTCGCGCCGCCGACCTGGGCCACCCGCTGGCTCTCGGCGCACTTGCGGGTATTTTGTCAGCGCTATCCGGATATCAGTCTGAGCGTGACCAGCCAGGGCAGCCACGACAGCCTGACGGAGGTCGACTGCCACATCCGCTTTGGCCTCGAAGCCGCCAGCCATTGCCACAGCCAACTGCTGGTGATGGAGCGACATATCGCTGTGGCCAGCCCGGAGCTGTTCAGCGATGGTCAGGCTCCGGATCTGCGGCAGTTTCCGCTGCTGCACATTCTTCATGATGGCAAGCGTTTGAAGGTCTGGGAGAACTGGCTGGAGGCTATGGGCCGGGACGACGTCGATGCCGCTCAAGGCCTGGAATTCAGCACCCTGGATCAGGTGATCCACACGGCACTGGCGGGGGGTGGTCTGGCGGTGATCGACCGGCAGATGATCGAGAAGGAACTTGCCAACGGCAGCCTGCTGCCGATCACCGCCGTGGAGGTGATCGGCCCTTATGGCTATTGGCTGGATGTACCCAACGACAAGCAGGGCTTGTCGAAGGTGCGGTTGTTTACCGAGTGGCTGGGGTTGGTGAGCAATCCCTAACACCCATCCCCTTGTAGGAGCTGGCTCGTCGGGCCGCCGCATCGCAGCGAAGGGGCCATCTGTACCACCGCATCAATTTCATCGCCAGCGGGCTGGCTCACTGTCAGACCGAAGCGGCAGCCTTTGCCGACACCGACACTCCCCCCTCCACCGGGCTCTGCGCCTTGCACGCCTGGCTCAATGTCAGCGACTTGGTTTCCGGCGCCCAGGCCCAGGAGATCAGCGCGCCGAAAGCCAGGATCGCGGCAAGGATGCCCATGGTCGGACTCAGGCCGATGCCCGCGACGCTGACCGGCAACAGGAAGGTACTGACCGCCGAGCCCAAGCGGCTGACCGCCGTGGCCAGGCCGATGCCGCTGGCACGCACTTCGGTCGGGAAGCTTTCGGCCGGGAATACCCCCACCAGGTTGCTCACCGCCGACAGCACCAGAGTAAACAGGCCAAATACCAGGACCATCAGCCAGGCCGCGCTGCTCGGCAATACCGCGAGCATGAACAAGGCAACCGCGAGGATGATGAACGAGTTGATCAGGAACCCTCGACGGGAAAACTTCACCGTGCACCAGATACCGATCAACGCGCCAAGGATCAGCAGCATGTTGAGCATCAACTCAGTACCGAAGCCCTCGGCCAGGCCCATCTTCTGCAGGATCGACGGCAGGAAGGTGTAGATCGCGAAGTACGGCATGACGATGCAGACGAAGAACAGGCAGTTGAACGCGGTGCGTTTGCGGTACTCAGGGCTGAACAGCACGGCATAGCCGGACCGAGTTTCGCTGGCTGGGGTTTCGTCGAGCTCAACGTGCGCACCGAGGTGCTTCTTGACGATCGCCCGAGCCTCGGCGATCCGCCCCTGGTTGACCAACCAACGTGGCGATTCCGGGGTGCCGATGCGGGCGATCAGGATCAATGCCGCCGGGATTGCCGACGAGGCCAACATCCAGCGCCAGGCGTCGTCACCGAGACTGAGCATGGCGGTGCCGACGAAAGTGGCGGCGACATAGCCAAAGGTCCAGATCACGCTGAACGATCCGAGCAACACGCCACGGTGTTTCTTCGGCGCAAACTCGGCAAGCATCGCGTGGCCGACACTGAAGTCACCGCCCAGGCCGATGCCGATCAATACCCGGCAGAGGAACAGCGCCATCGCCGATTCAACGTAAAACTGCATCACTGAAGCGAGGGTGATCAGCACGAAGCTGACCAGGAAAATTTTCTGCCGGCCGACCTTGTCGGAGATCCAGCCGAAGAACAGGCTGCCAATAAACAGCCCGATCAGCGCCGAGGCGCCAATCAGGCCCTGCCAGAATGCGTCCAGCTGCATTTGCGGGCTGAGCAGAGTAAACGCGATGCCGATCAGGCCGAGGATATAGCCGTCGGTGAAATGCGCGCCGAAGGTCAGGCCGGCGATTTTCAGGTGGAAGCGGCCGATGGGCAGGTCGTCGATTTTTACCGGTTGTGCGGACATGTGAATCTCCAGTTGTTGTTATTGATGGAGAAATGAAACCGAGAATGTCCCCTGTAGGAGCGAGCTTGCTCGCTCCTACAAAAGGACGGGGGAAACCTTAGAGACCACCCATCAACAGGTATTTGATCTCCAGGTAATCCTCCAGACCGTACTTCGAGCCTTCGCGTCCCAGGCCCGATTCCTTTATCCCGCCAAAGGGCGCGACTTCGGTGGAGATGATCCCTTCGTTGATCCCGACCATGCCGGCTTCCAGGCCCTCGGCCATGCGCCAGACGCGGCCGATGTCGCGGCTGTAGAAGTAAGCCGACAAACCGTAAGGCGTGTCGTTGGCCCGTTGCAGCACTTCGGTTTCGTCCTTGAAGCGGAAGCACGCAGCCACCGGGCCGAAGGTTTCGTCCTGGGCGATCAGCATGTCGCTGCTCGCTTCGGCAAGGATGGTCGGTTCGTAGAACGTGCCACCCAAGGCATGCCGACGTCCGCCGCACAGCAGCTTGGCGCCCTTCTCCAAAGCGTCGCTGACGTGCAGTTCAACCTTGGCCAGTGCTGCCGCATTGATC
This region of Pseudomonas fluorescens genomic DNA includes:
- a CDS encoding LysR substrate-binding domain-containing protein, whose amino-acid sequence is MKRKMPGLNALKAFEVAGSTGSFTRAAELLNVTQSAVSRQVRQLEEQLGEPLLERRHHHLDLTSAGRVLLRALHQSFDKIELTVRSIQQKTHSNRLHINAPPTFTSRWLMPRLGRLREQHPDLELSISTRLQDSLAQSSTLDCAIRFGDGEWDGLDSSLLIQERHIAVCAPSLYAREWSEGIDLNRLTLLHVLAREDQRYLTWKHWLDAARISGVDTQGGYEFDLLDLAIRAAIDGLGITIADWHMVATELASGQLTQVLNVHVDGHQSYWLVTRPEQTDMPQLQVFSQWLQEEIWLAQRQLQPSTAAV
- a CDS encoding LysR substrate-binding domain-containing protein, which codes for MRQLPSLNMLRVFEEVARHRSFSQAAVGLNVTQGAVSRQIKQLEDYLGVALFIRTPQGLSLTETGLALSPHLSSAFDHIERALQAVRVPNLRQRLRILAPPTWATRWLSAHLRVFCQRYPDISLSVTSQGSHDSLTEVDCHIRFGLEAASHCHSQLLVMERHIAVASPELFSDGQAPDLRQFPLLHILHDGKRLKVWENWLEAMGRDDVDAAQGLEFSTLDQVIHTALAGGGLAVIDRQMIEKELANGSLLPITAVEVIGPYGYWLDVPNDKQGLSKVRLFTEWLGLVSNP
- a CDS encoding MFS transporter, encoding MSAQPVKIDDLPIGRFHLKIAGLTFGAHFTDGYILGLIGIAFTLLSPQMQLDAFWQGLIGASALIGLFIGSLFFGWISDKVGRQKIFLVSFVLITLASVMQFYVESAMALFLCRVLIGIGLGGDFSVGHAMLAEFAPKKHRGVLLGSFSVIWTFGYVAATFVGTAMLSLGDDAWRWMLASSAIPAALILIARIGTPESPRWLVNQGRIAEARAIVKKHLGAHVELDETPASETRSGYAVLFSPEYRKRTAFNCLFFVCIVMPYFAIYTFLPSILQKMGLAEGFGTELMLNMLLILGALIGIWCTVKFSRRGFLINSFIILAVALFMLAVLPSSAAWLMVLVFGLFTLVLSAVSNLVGVFPAESFPTEVRASGIGLATAVSRLGSAVSTFLLPVSVAGIGLSPTMGILAAILAFGALISWAWAPETKSLTLSQACKAQSPVEGGVSVSAKAAASV